A genomic stretch from Shewanella woodyi ATCC 51908 includes:
- the aroA gene encoding 3-phosphoshikimate 1-carboxyvinyltransferase has translation MKQLRLETINKVQGTVNIPGSKSISNRALLLATLAKGTTTLTNLLDSDDIRYMLASLKQLGVNYRLSEDKTVCELDGLGAPINSNVAQTLFLGNAGTAMRPLCAALTLGEGEFILTGEPRMEERPIGDLVDALRQLGAEVTYLKSEGFPPLTINATGLNAGDVEIAGDLSSQFLTALLMVSPLAKGDVNIKIKGELVSKPYIDITLALMAQFGVKVINHDYERFEIKSGQSYVSPGKVLVEGDASSASYFLAAGAIKGGEVKVTGVGRLSIQGDVKFADVLEKMGAEIEWGDDYIISRVAKLNAVDLDMNHIPDAAMTIATAALFATGTTHIRNIYNWRIKETDRLAAMATELRKVGAIVDEGHDYISVTPPTKPHTANIDTYNDHRMAMCFSMLAFADCGITINDPDCTSKTFPDYFEQFAALAC, from the coding sequence ATGAAGCAGCTACGTCTCGAGACCATCAACAAAGTACAGGGTACGGTTAATATTCCTGGATCTAAGAGTATCTCCAATCGCGCACTCCTCCTTGCAACCTTAGCCAAGGGCACCACGACACTAACTAACTTATTAGATTCAGATGACATACGTTATATGCTGGCATCGCTGAAACAACTGGGTGTGAATTACCGTTTGTCAGAGGACAAAACGGTGTGCGAACTCGATGGATTGGGTGCACCAATCAACTCAAACGTGGCACAAACACTATTTCTAGGAAATGCTGGAACGGCGATGCGTCCCTTATGCGCAGCGCTAACCCTAGGTGAGGGGGAGTTTATATTAACAGGTGAGCCTCGTATGGAGGAGCGTCCTATTGGCGATCTTGTTGATGCCTTACGCCAACTAGGCGCTGAGGTGACCTACCTTAAGAGTGAAGGGTTTCCACCATTGACCATCAATGCAACGGGGTTGAATGCCGGCGACGTTGAAATAGCAGGGGATCTATCTAGTCAGTTTCTCACTGCACTGTTAATGGTGTCACCACTGGCTAAAGGTGATGTGAACATTAAGATAAAAGGTGAGCTAGTCTCAAAACCGTATATCGACATTACACTCGCGTTGATGGCTCAGTTTGGCGTTAAAGTGATTAATCATGATTATGAGCGTTTTGAGATAAAATCAGGCCAAAGCTACGTTTCTCCAGGTAAAGTATTAGTTGAAGGTGATGCATCATCGGCATCATACTTTCTTGCTGCTGGCGCGATTAAAGGCGGTGAAGTTAAAGTGACTGGTGTTGGACGCCTGAGTATTCAAGGTGATGTCAAGTTTGCCGATGTACTCGAAAAGATGGGGGCAGAAATTGAGTGGGGCGATGATTACATCATATCCCGTGTAGCTAAACTCAACGCGGTCGACTTGGATATGAACCACATTCCCGACGCTGCCATGACTATTGCTACTGCAGCACTTTTTGCAACCGGCACCACCCATATTCGCAATATCTACAACTGGCGCATTAAAGAGACTGACAGACTTGCTGCCATGGCTACTGAACTTCGAAAAGTAGGGGCGATAGTCGATGAGGGACATGATTACATTAGTGTAACACCACCGACTAAACCTCATACTGCCAATATTGATACTTATAACGATCACAGAATGGCCATGTGTTTCTCTATGCTAGCCTTTGCTGATTGCGGTATCACAATTAACGATCCTGACTGCACCTCAAAGACGTTTCCTGATTACTTTGAACAGTTTGCAGCACTAGCCTGTTAA
- the lapB gene encoding lipopolysaccharide assembly protein LapB gives MLEILFLLLPIAAGYGWYMGRRSVRHKQSSDRKKLSRDYFTGLNFLLSNESDKAVDLFISMLDVDDDTIDTHLSLGSLFRKRGEVDRSIRIHQNLIARPSLGNEQRDIAMMELGKDYQAAGFYDRAEEIFLNLVKQEDHSEVAEEHLIDIYQITKDWQKAINIIKTLKRKRQQCFKHNTAHFYCELADEETESSEQVKLLQSAIKLDSNCARALLTLARQYLELGEFAKCIEMLTKLIDADIDLVPDALSTAKQAFIKKGDQVGYCEYLRLALSEGAGASVAVNLAHNLIEQGEHKEAEKLILDGLYRNPTMKSFQHLMQMHVQQAEEGQAKTSLTMLEKLVEQQIKYRPGYRCSECGFPSHSLYWHCPSCKHWGSIKRIRGLDGE, from the coding sequence ATGCTAGAAATACTGTTTCTGTTACTTCCCATTGCCGCAGGTTACGGTTGGTACATGGGGCGTCGAAGTGTCAGACATAAGCAGAGTAGTGATCGTAAAAAGTTAAGTCGGGATTATTTTACTGGTCTAAATTTCCTTCTTTCCAATGAGTCTGATAAAGCGGTTGATCTCTTTATCTCTATGCTCGATGTCGATGATGACACCATAGATACCCACCTTTCCCTTGGCTCCTTGTTCAGAAAACGTGGTGAAGTCGATCGCTCCATCCGCATTCATCAAAACCTGATAGCAAGACCTAGCCTTGGCAATGAGCAACGTGATATTGCCATGATGGAGCTAGGCAAGGATTATCAAGCCGCTGGCTTTTATGATCGTGCTGAGGAGATATTTCTTAATCTGGTCAAACAGGAAGATCACAGTGAGGTGGCTGAAGAGCATCTGATTGATATCTACCAGATAACGAAAGATTGGCAGAAGGCGATCAACATCATTAAAACGCTTAAACGCAAGCGTCAGCAGTGTTTTAAGCACAACACTGCACATTTTTACTGTGAACTCGCCGATGAGGAAACTGAGAGTAGTGAACAAGTAAAATTACTACAATCAGCCATTAAATTGGACTCAAATTGTGCTAGGGCGCTTCTTACCCTCGCCAGGCAATATCTGGAGTTAGGTGAATTTGCCAAATGTATTGAGATGCTCACGAAGCTTATCGATGCTGATATTGACCTAGTTCCTGATGCATTATCTACCGCGAAACAGGCCTTTATTAAAAAAGGAGATCAAGTAGGTTACTGCGAATATCTCCGCCTTGCGCTTTCTGAGGGAGCTGGCGCTAGTGTGGCGGTCAATCTAGCCCACAACTTAATTGAGCAGGGCGAACACAAAGAAGCTGAGAAACTAATTTTAGATGGCTTGTATCGTAATCCGACGATGAAAAGCTTTCAGCACTTAATGCAGATGCATGTACAGCAAGCTGAAGAGGGGCAAGCGAAAACGAGTTTAACCATGTTAGAGAAGCTGGTTGAACAGCAGATTAAGTATCGACCTGGTTACCGGTGCAGTGAATGCGGCTTTCCCTCCCACAGCCTGTATTGGCATTGTCCCTCTTGTAAACACTGGGGCAGTATTAAGCGCATTCGTGGATTAGATGGTGAGTGA
- a CDS encoding DUF1329 domain-containing protein: MKYLTLIPALLTLVSLNVTAKVTPEEASKIGKELTPLGAEMAANEAGTIPAWTGGLNSQNMPKSPDFGRPVNPFADEKPLFTITAKNMADYQDNLTQGQIAMFKKYPDYRMPVYKTHRTVAYPDSIYPLIEQNAQSASLIESGYGLVDFDTTIPFPIPNNGLEVVWNHITRFRGGSAVRVATAIPVQSGGAFVPVKITDRLVWPEYLEGGRDADKDKNVLFYYLQRITAPARLTGTALLIHETIDQFEEARRAWVYNSGQRRVRRAPNVAYDGPGAGTDGLRTTDNYDMYNGSPDRYEWTLKGKKEIYIPYNAYPLLNTELEYDELIGAGHLNPDYLRYELHRVWVVEANIKSGSRHIYSKRTLYIDEDSWGASVIDHFDNRGELWKVSEAHNIQFYDVDTPWMVAETLHDLDSGRYLVTGLSNEEPSFIKWGGKATRKDFTSAALRRVGR, from the coding sequence ATGAAATATCTCACACTCATACCAGCTCTGCTTACCTTAGTGAGTCTGAACGTAACAGCCAAAGTGACTCCCGAAGAGGCGAGCAAAATAGGTAAAGAACTCACTCCATTAGGCGCAGAGATGGCCGCGAATGAAGCGGGAACCATTCCAGCTTGGACTGGCGGACTAAACAGCCAAAATATGCCCAAAAGCCCCGACTTTGGAAGGCCAGTGAACCCTTTTGCCGATGAAAAGCCGCTATTTACCATTACCGCTAAGAATATGGCTGACTATCAGGATAATCTGACCCAAGGTCAAATAGCCATGTTCAAGAAGTACCCTGACTACCGGATGCCAGTGTATAAAACTCATAGAACGGTTGCTTATCCAGACTCTATCTACCCCCTCATTGAGCAAAATGCCCAAAGTGCATCATTGATTGAGAGTGGCTATGGGCTTGTGGATTTTGATACCACAATCCCCTTTCCCATCCCAAATAATGGGCTGGAAGTAGTCTGGAATCATATCACTCGTTTCAGAGGTGGCTCTGCTGTACGTGTAGCAACTGCCATTCCAGTTCAATCTGGTGGTGCGTTTGTACCCGTTAAGATCACCGACCGATTAGTTTGGCCAGAGTACTTAGAGGGTGGACGTGACGCCGATAAAGATAAGAATGTCCTGTTTTACTACCTGCAGCGGATCACTGCGCCTGCGAGATTAACCGGTACAGCTCTGCTTATACATGAAACCATAGATCAATTTGAAGAAGCCAGGCGCGCTTGGGTTTATAACTCAGGCCAACGCCGTGTAAGACGTGCACCCAATGTGGCATACGATGGACCCGGTGCAGGTACCGATGGCCTAAGAACCACTGATAATTATGATATGTACAATGGCTCACCAGATCGTTATGAGTGGACATTAAAAGGCAAAAAGGAGATCTATATTCCCTATAACGCCTACCCACTTCTCAACACTGAACTGGAGTATGATGAGCTGATTGGTGCCGGCCACCTTAACCCCGACTACCTTCGCTATGAGCTCCATCGAGTATGGGTTGTTGAGGCCAATATCAAGTCAGGCTCTCGCCACATCTACTCAAAGCGAACCCTGTATATCGATGAAGATTCATGGGGAGCATCTGTGATTGACCATTTCGATAATCGCGGTGAACTGTGGAAAGTGTCAGAAGCCCACAACATTCAGTTCTACGATGTAGACACCCCATGGATGGTGGCTGAAACACTCCACGATCTCGATTCAGGTCGTTACCTAGTGACAGGTCTCAGTAATGAAGAGCCTAGCTTTATCAAATGGGGAGGTAAGGCAACAAGAAAGGACTTTACCTCAGCGGCACTAAGACGTGTAGGCCGCTAA
- a CDS encoding LapA family protein, with protein MKSFIITVLVALFFFLALIFGARNEQVVTISYFIAQGEFRLPIVLAVVFLAGFLISWIFAMYHIAKLKLALRTLNKKNQQLESQTSDTTSVQEVDA; from the coding sequence GTGAAGTCTTTTATCATTACAGTGTTAGTGGCACTGTTTTTCTTTCTGGCTCTCATATTCGGTGCTCGTAATGAGCAGGTGGTGACAATTAGCTATTTCATCGCTCAGGGAGAGTTCAGATTACCTATTGTGTTGGCTGTTGTTTTTCTTGCCGGATTCCTTATTAGCTGGATCTTTGCTATGTACCACATTGCAAAGCTTAAACTTGCACTTCGTACGCTGAATAAAAAAAATCAGCAGCTTGAGAGCCAAACAAGCGATACCACTTCAGTGCAGGAAGTAGACGCCTAA
- the pyrF gene encoding orotidine-5'-phosphate decarboxylase, which translates to MSNKPILVALDFDDKNAALQLVDKLDPNMCRLKVGKEMFTLFGPQLVKDIHSRGFDLFLDLKFHDIPNTVAKAVSSAAELGVWMTNIHASGGLAMMEAAKKALVPYGDDAPLLIAVTVLTSMSDEDLKLIGIDVPAFEHVQRLAKLTQKAGLDGVVCSAHEAEILKASLGDSFKLVTPGIRPVGADKGDQHRIMTPPQAIAAGSDYLVIGRPITKAADPLAALTAIHQSIQVS; encoded by the coding sequence ATGAGTAACAAACCAATTTTAGTCGCCTTAGATTTTGATGATAAAAACGCTGCTTTGCAATTAGTCGATAAGCTCGATCCAAACATGTGTCGCTTAAAAGTGGGCAAAGAGATGTTTACTCTTTTTGGGCCACAACTGGTCAAAGACATTCACAGTCGTGGCTTCGATCTCTTTCTTGATCTAAAATTTCATGATATTCCAAACACAGTAGCGAAAGCCGTTTCATCGGCAGCTGAGTTAGGTGTTTGGATGACAAATATTCATGCTAGTGGTGGTCTTGCCATGATGGAAGCGGCTAAAAAAGCACTCGTTCCATACGGTGACGATGCGCCATTGCTTATTGCTGTTACTGTGCTGACTTCGATGAGTGATGAGGATCTTAAGCTGATCGGGATTGATGTGCCAGCTTTTGAGCATGTTCAACGACTTGCTAAATTAACGCAAAAAGCCGGCCTCGACGGTGTGGTATGTTCAGCACATGAAGCTGAGATATTAAAAGCCTCTTTGGGTGATTCATTTAAGTTAGTCACACCGGGTATACGTCCAGTTGGCGCAGATAAGGGTGATCAGCACAGAATTATGACACCGCCTCAAGCGATTGCAGCAGGCTCTGATTACTTAGTCATTGGGCGACCTATTACAAAAGCTGCTGATCCACTTGCAGCGCTAACGGCAATTCATCAATCGATTCAAGTGAGTTAA
- the rpsA gene encoding 30S ribosomal protein S1 translates to MTESFADLFEQSLNELEFRPGSIVTGVVVRIENGTVLVDAGLKSESPIPAEQFKNAQGELEIAVGDSVDVALDSVEDGFGETQLSREKAKRHEAWIVLEKAYEDAETVIGVINGKVKGGFTVELNGIRAFLPGSLVDVRPVRDTAHLENKDLEFKVIKLDQKRNNVVVSRRAVIESESSAERDALLENLQEGQSVKGIVKNLTDYGAFVDLGGVDGLLHITDMAWKRVKHPSEIVNVGDEINVKVLKYDRERTRVSLGLKQLGEDPWLEISKRYPESTKLTGRVTNLTDYGCFVEIEEGVEGLVHVSEMDWTNKNIHPSKVVNLGDEVEVLVLDIDEERRRISLGLKQCKVNPWDDFADRFAKGDKVTGKIKSITDFGIFIGLDGGIDGLVHLSDISWNGTGEEAVAEYKKGDEINAVVLSVDPERERISLGVKQTEDDPFNAYLADKKKGAIVNGTVTAVDAKGVTIELAETVEGYLRVSDISRERIEDASTVYSVGDAVESKFMGVDRKNRTISLSIKAKDEADEKEAMASLNKQEDDVMSSAMAEAFKAARK, encoded by the coding sequence ATGACTGAATCTTTTGCTGATCTATTTGAACAATCCCTTAATGAACTTGAGTTCCGTCCTGGTTCTATCGTAACTGGTGTCGTTGTACGCATCGAAAACGGTACTGTACTAGTTGACGCTGGTCTTAAGTCAGAGAGCCCAATCCCAGCTGAGCAGTTCAAAAATGCTCAAGGCGAACTAGAAATCGCTGTTGGTGATTCTGTTGACGTAGCGCTTGACTCTGTTGAAGATGGCTTCGGTGAGACTCAACTGTCTCGCGAAAAAGCTAAGCGTCACGAAGCTTGGATCGTTCTAGAAAAAGCGTACGAAGATGCTGAAACTGTAATCGGTGTCATCAATGGTAAGGTTAAAGGCGGTTTCACTGTTGAATTAAACGGTATCCGTGCATTCCTACCTGGTTCTCTAGTTGACGTTCGCCCAGTTCGCGATACTGCTCACCTAGAAAACAAAGATCTAGAATTCAAAGTTATCAAGTTAGACCAGAAGCGCAACAACGTTGTTGTTTCTCGTCGTGCTGTTATCGAATCTGAAAGCAGTGCAGAGCGTGATGCTCTTCTTGAGAACCTACAAGAAGGTCAATCAGTTAAAGGTATCGTTAAGAACCTTACTGACTACGGTGCATTCGTAGACCTAGGTGGCGTTGACGGTCTTCTACATATCACAGATATGGCTTGGAAGCGCGTTAAGCACCCATCTGAAATCGTAAATGTTGGTGATGAAATCAACGTTAAAGTTCTTAAGTACGATCGTGAGCGCACTCGTGTTTCACTAGGTCTTAAGCAACTTGGCGAAGATCCATGGTTAGAAATCAGCAAGCGTTACCCAGAAAGCACTAAGCTTACTGGTCGCGTAACTAACCTAACTGACTACGGTTGTTTCGTTGAAATCGAAGAAGGCGTTGAAGGTCTTGTTCACGTTTCTGAAATGGATTGGACTAACAAGAACATCCACCCATCTAAGGTTGTTAACCTAGGTGATGAAGTTGAAGTTCTAGTTCTTGACATCGATGAAGAGCGTCGTCGTATCTCTCTTGGTCTTAAGCAGTGTAAAGTTAACCCATGGGATGACTTCGCAGATCGTTTCGCTAAAGGCGACAAGGTTACTGGTAAGATCAAGTCAATCACTGACTTCGGTATCTTCATCGGTCTAGACGGCGGCATCGACGGTCTAGTTCACCTTTCTGACATCTCTTGGAACGGTACTGGCGAAGAAGCTGTTGCTGAATACAAGAAGGGCGACGAGATCAACGCAGTTGTTCTTTCTGTTGACCCAGAGCGCGAGCGTATCAGCCTAGGCGTTAAGCAAACTGAAGACGATCCGTTCAATGCTTATCTTGCAGATAAGAAGAAAGGTGCTATTGTAAATGGTACAGTGACTGCAGTAGACGCTAAAGGCGTTACTATTGAACTAGCTGAAACTGTTGAAGGTTACCTACGTGTATCTGATATCTCTCGCGAGCGTATCGAAGATGCATCTACAGTTTACTCTGTAGGCGACGCTGTTGAATCTAAGTTCATGGGTGTTGACCGTAAGAACCGTACAATTAGCCTGTCTATCAAAGCGAAAGACGAAGCTGATGAAAAAGAAGCTATGGCTAGCTTGAACAAGCAAGAAGATGACGTAATGAGCTCAGCTATGGCTGAAGCATTCAAAGCGGCTCGTAAGTAA
- the cmk gene encoding (d)CMP kinase, with translation MSERAPVVTIDGPSGAGKGTISQLLAERLGWKLLDSGAIYRVLALAAIHHNVELDNEDSLTLLAAHLDVQFITGNGSKGIKVVLEGEDVSNDIRSQECSNAASKVAAFPRVREALLRRQRAFSEAPGLIADGRDMGTVVFSKAPVKLYLTASAEERAQRRYNQLQDKGFDVNIDQLLTEIKERDDRDMNRSVAPLVPAEDALVIDTSQIGIEEVLNIALAHIETNLSGVS, from the coding sequence ATGTCAGAACGGGCTCCTGTTGTCACTATTGACGGCCCTAGCGGTGCTGGGAAGGGTACTATCAGCCAGCTACTAGCCGAGCGTTTAGGCTGGAAATTATTAGACAGTGGTGCGATATACCGTGTCTTAGCTTTAGCTGCAATTCATCATAATGTAGAGCTGGACAATGAAGATTCTCTTACCTTACTCGCCGCACACCTGGATGTGCAGTTTATTACGGGTAACGGTAGCAAAGGTATTAAGGTCGTACTAGAAGGTGAAGATGTCTCTAATGATATCCGCAGCCAAGAGTGTTCAAATGCTGCGTCAAAAGTCGCGGCATTCCCGAGAGTAAGAGAAGCATTATTGCGTCGCCAACGTGCATTTAGTGAGGCACCAGGTTTGATTGCCGATGGTCGTGATATGGGGACCGTTGTATTCTCTAAAGCGCCAGTGAAACTTTATTTAACTGCATCGGCTGAAGAAAGGGCTCAAAGACGCTATAATCAGTTGCAGGACAAGGGCTTCGATGTTAATATCGATCAGCTTTTGACTGAGATAAAAGAGCGTGATGACCGCGATATGAACCGCAGCGTTGCTCCTTTGGTTCCTGCCGAGGATGCATTGGTTATCGATACCTCTCAAATCGGGATAGAAGAAGTGCTTAATATTGCATTAGCGCACATAGAAACTAATTTATCTGGCGTGAGCTAA
- a CDS encoding lipoxygenase family protein — translation MSIKIRGKRRTQSYQSVKRELDNFKEQLENRQLSSVGTRTFELPHMLSISKPWPIGLGATHRELPEYPYPSLYQNAEQSNQLEREAELATAKENNWFDASRVNGAVVHGNILSEDVTNNTHWVLRGTQEERDTRAQEDDFGVNDTDPGDDGTDIFEAVPEYVAKHLWAFILNPTILLNFADLLNIVVQNFTDNDPDSFKLEIIDPILTLFPQRKAINIEELNFFPDNQQRYPKQAYDSDIFDDDLMGWLQLSPASPYSRLKPYTQHLSNFPVTNTHFRSTPAFANDDLDTAMNEGRVFIVNYGEFHDEFVNSRPTEAYGARLHASIGLFAVPKSGGALKTIAIQSTQDQPADFGEWFWWKFLNIQNPARPLSQILTPNNDYWSWQMAKSTLTTAHSMASVVDHLSTHIYLGPIPIAFYRTIPKQHPLTALLETHFMSLIMNNHIGVFSDVQFPLQDGEYGNGYDGLLTGAIERLSGFTSEAFVESTLRRASEYHFITDSTPVERNQHSEFDAISDFPIHDDNGMYPIIHDWVESYLSLYYANDSDVAEDIELQNFCQETVNEAGVNGFPSQILLFDTLVDTVTRLIYWMSVNHALDRFPSFIKLGSLGYYSDRTPRNDEVKSQQDWLNVCPPLNAGMGLFVFSRIFVDLPNKWHRSLGKYPKGQFMHDPDVYQHLSRFQTRLKNLNTGIEEKNRQRRWGYELMMPSSITVSPWN, via the coding sequence ATGAGCATAAAAATAAGAGGTAAACGGAGAACACAAAGCTATCAGAGCGTAAAGAGAGAGCTGGACAATTTTAAGGAACAACTTGAAAACAGGCAACTCTCCTCTGTGGGAACCCGAACGTTTGAACTCCCCCATATGCTCTCAATCTCAAAACCTTGGCCTATTGGTCTTGGAGCAACTCACCGCGAACTTCCAGAGTACCCTTATCCAAGCCTTTATCAAAACGCGGAGCAGTCAAATCAATTAGAGCGTGAGGCAGAACTTGCCACAGCAAAAGAGAACAACTGGTTTGATGCCAGCCGAGTTAATGGTGCGGTCGTCCATGGCAATATACTCTCAGAAGATGTAACTAATAACACTCATTGGGTGCTCAGAGGCACACAAGAGGAGCGAGATACTCGAGCTCAAGAGGATGACTTTGGCGTCAACGACACAGATCCTGGCGATGATGGCACCGACATATTTGAAGCGGTACCTGAGTATGTAGCTAAACACCTATGGGCATTTATACTAAATCCAACAATTTTACTTAACTTTGCCGATTTGCTGAACATTGTTGTACAGAACTTTACCGATAACGATCCTGACAGTTTTAAACTGGAGATCATTGATCCCATTTTAACCCTCTTCCCTCAACGAAAAGCGATCAACATTGAGGAGCTAAACTTCTTTCCAGATAATCAGCAAAGATACCCCAAACAAGCCTATGACAGTGATATCTTCGATGACGATCTCATGGGTTGGCTGCAACTCTCCCCAGCTTCCCCTTACTCTCGCTTAAAACCTTATACTCAGCACCTAAGCAATTTCCCAGTCACAAATACACACTTTAGAAGCACGCCGGCATTTGCAAACGACGATTTAGACACGGCCATGAATGAGGGGCGCGTGTTTATTGTCAATTATGGTGAGTTTCACGATGAGTTTGTTAACTCAAGACCCACTGAGGCCTACGGCGCTCGACTTCATGCCTCAATCGGTTTGTTCGCTGTTCCAAAATCAGGGGGAGCGTTGAAAACTATCGCCATACAGTCAACCCAAGATCAACCTGCTGATTTCGGCGAGTGGTTCTGGTGGAAGTTTCTCAATATCCAAAATCCTGCAAGGCCTTTATCGCAAATCCTAACACCAAACAATGATTACTGGTCATGGCAGATGGCTAAGAGTACGCTTACAACCGCACACTCTATGGCCTCGGTTGTCGACCACCTCTCTACCCATATCTACCTGGGACCGATTCCTATTGCATTTTATCGTACCATTCCCAAACAGCATCCATTAACGGCTCTGCTTGAAACTCATTTTATGTCGCTTATCATGAATAATCATATTGGTGTATTCAGTGATGTTCAGTTCCCATTACAAGATGGCGAGTATGGTAACGGCTACGATGGCTTATTAACCGGTGCAATTGAGCGTTTATCCGGGTTTACAAGTGAAGCTTTTGTAGAAAGTACCTTAAGGCGTGCTAGTGAATACCACTTTATCACTGACTCGACACCAGTAGAGCGTAACCAGCATAGTGAGTTTGATGCCATATCAGATTTTCCCATCCATGATGATAACGGCATGTACCCTATCATTCACGATTGGGTAGAGAGTTACCTGTCACTCTATTATGCTAATGACAGTGACGTGGCTGAAGATATCGAGTTGCAAAATTTCTGTCAGGAAACAGTCAATGAAGCTGGTGTGAATGGTTTCCCCTCGCAAATTCTGTTATTCGACACATTAGTCGATACGGTTACTCGCCTAATCTATTGGATGTCAGTTAATCACGCTCTAGACCGTTTTCCCTCCTTTATTAAGCTGGGGTCATTGGGTTATTACTCGGACAGAACCCCGCGCAATGATGAAGTCAAATCACAGCAAGACTGGTTAAATGTCTGTCCTCCGTTGAATGCTGGTATGGGGCTTTTCGTCTTCTCGCGGATCTTTGTTGATCTTCCTAATAAGTGGCATCGTTCATTAGGAAAGTACCCAAAGGGGCAGTTTATGCACGATCCAGATGTATACCAACACCTGAGTCGTTTCCAAACTCGATTAAAAAATCTCAATACAGGGATTGAAGAGAAGAATAGACAGAGACGATGGGGATATGAGCTGATGATGCCGTCAAGTATCACTGTCAGCCCTTGGAACTAA
- the ihfB gene encoding integration host factor subunit beta, with translation MTKSELIEKLAMRQSQLSAKEVESAIKEMLEQMAQTLEGGDRIEIRGFGSFSLHFRAPRTGRNPKTGTSVELDGKYVPHFKPGKELRERVDAINV, from the coding sequence ATGACCAAATCCGAACTGATCGAAAAACTCGCCATGAGGCAGTCGCAGCTGTCGGCTAAAGAAGTGGAAAGTGCAATTAAAGAGATGTTAGAGCAGATGGCTCAAACATTAGAAGGCGGTGATCGCATAGAGATCCGTGGCTTTGGTAGCTTTTCTCTCCATTTCCGTGCACCGCGTACTGGCCGTAATCCAAAAACTGGAACCTCAGTTGAACTGGATGGCAAATATGTACCGCACTTTAAGCCAGGTAAAGAACTGCGCGAACGTGTCGATGCGATAAACGTTTAA
- a CDS encoding DUF2058 domain-containing protein, producing the protein MANPFQEQLLKAGLVSKQKVQKAKTQKRRDRKAKVDDGSAELKQQIAEQKQAQAAKDKALNEQRFEAASEKGLVRGLVTEFKRLAIKTPQNAEVKFNYTFENKIFSLYVDDKLQSQLLNGQLGIVRHEQSSYLVPHKLAERVNLLVPEWCGYLWVQDDTSQVVEEDDPYADYVIPDDLMW; encoded by the coding sequence ATGGCAAATCCATTTCAAGAGCAGCTCCTTAAAGCTGGGCTGGTCAGTAAACAGAAAGTACAAAAAGCTAAAACGCAGAAAAGACGTGACCGTAAGGCTAAAGTTGATGATGGCTCAGCAGAGCTAAAACAGCAGATAGCTGAGCAGAAGCAAGCACAAGCAGCTAAAGATAAAGCGTTAAATGAACAGCGTTTTGAAGCAGCATCCGAGAAAGGCTTGGTTCGTGGTTTAGTGACAGAGTTTAAACGTTTAGCGATTAAGACACCTCAAAACGCAGAAGTTAAGTTTAACTACACGTTTGAGAATAAGATTTTTTCTCTGTATGTCGATGATAAATTGCAAAGCCAACTACTCAATGGTCAGCTTGGTATTGTCCGTCATGAACAGAGCAGTTATTTAGTTCCTCATAAGTTAGCCGAACGAGTTAATTTACTGGTGCCTGAGTGGTGCGGTTATCTGTGGGTTCAGGATGATACAAGCCAAGTGGTCGAAGAGGATGATCCATATGCTGATTATGTGATCCCTGATGATCTAATGTGGTAA